A region of Paramormyrops kingsleyae isolate MSU_618 chromosome 17, PKINGS_0.4, whole genome shotgun sequence DNA encodes the following proteins:
- the brca2 gene encoding breast cancer type 2 susceptibility protein isoform X4, translated as MLEVLNQHAREELGTLCPDWFEVLTVKASTKVEDGDSGQKPRNSRFPSEQEAPLEKPAACSQMFSTPKIFRGQERMSPKPITQDEALHCSEKGADRRPENLYCMDTSPCLFGSTNTRSAVRNQHRGQPSKGFLDLLDTPGSSMPTSVKRISESLGAQIDPDVSWTSSLNTPPAMSPTVILTKPDNSACSVTCTGDKREFFVRKLFPSLSEASGIPNSLDKNKQLLLSEDVACLDKKDRFGAFSPDVTVKPKLPDAIQDREVRRTVARVLDGNEDVISFFFSNSSSSSLRKVKPGEGVKRKEGNSIRNGLATSVLNVASRDTRPEIRMQPIKKPGDESQLMVDCSVPWTPMTLPDSILQPLPKEDTTVHTDISVKQLVGRILPKVPPACSESDAMESASPVQCDSVVPQWKNIVKSQGNNREQCPSPSKTETRGAERGGMGHLTTDELLLSVQLPNVNMSCNPAGDFTGDAAIEKPSQHNVEGQKEVSVSQAPESLAEDSLKSCSPAMPVQKPSRKFVYSLLTPSPSSHTVQSSGTYQQSDCTLPTLSESSAVQRQSHCVVSCSDGEECADVTDMLDLKNRVFEKHDRTAAENAVLKVSCQENDDQARAAFTEELKKDVPSGKDCISETPFQTAAQNGCMDTPCFATRGQMDRYLPETSNETEPNETIELTAGQQNASAKSGLSQFCTIPNEPVWATKQIIVDYNNYSDCISNAVNELSSQRQDSRYHTTLSDVSHVPRLLDDISPGKGRLEVGFRTASEKIIVLPFEAIQRAKVLLNEAADGDLTGKAIGQKNLSVNSMAHNTMQAKESDIKSNCQSLQDLTKYPENVMVEVGPLYRSDAERAINVHSNSSRQSSTTKITGFKTASNSAIHVSSTNLKKARELLDETDYGKHAEKYSTPTGAKNGQGMTEEEDCKPKPSAAPVAAVLSPAHPSAKGCLEAHCFLTASQKADVTALCSLLEEADSQFEFTQFKQINTDSSSTGVAPPGSQSDEEVDPDFLTGIDFNDSFTTLGQVTRRQSAITEVTVLDEPTENSDLKHNGQKFNVTGEAEAISSGALNNMIDKGTVKSLHPKDMDRLFVPGVIANSRNCGGFYSAQGVKITVSMERLKEASGVFDGLDVLCTSALNSGEDLGLSAEKPSALQTDSIVKRAKQDTLQKVSYCPNEQHESCKEKMKEFSKKDFTSSVVETGKYIESDFNEMRKTGNITGITPHFVGFKTAGGNAVSVSERALSKAAAIFADLEEVKASTDEVGHQLPIENQKRKNTPIKIHDSQAKCGDFILNVTDKLQVGLNELEEKMSSNSKDAINIDYGVGYVSKKINVEINNIADKLADVDACQTSIKARSNCENIAKSNLLDNDELKYVEDIHFPKVHQNVDTKFKCPFLKTPEYENSVAGCRLVLSCDLQGKGGGFTTASGKMVSISDTALQQAKAIFKDCIDSPGCETTGDVQCETSPRKINTVKRRKECPSADEVPVSPQSPQEKAHLKDKNSSMVNEAGTEMQRISVISHLTPGTSNCGFSTASGKRVCVSETALLKAKTFLESDEEFLKNPKEHVTTEHKGVSSLNIPLKSGCGFSTASGKRVSISTKSLQEAKVLFSDMESASLWESGAEAKEESKRKEFSICPSDSGKSNCGFSTASGKKVSVSEKSLMKAKTLLDQNDEKMGQEKCGETDSFIANLSAMHTTDSNIQASLSAKTINCRIFRSSTCQENSLCSEIQAKKNVNVGASYSDPRTQQSSLTNCDGSLEVIVSAKKNEVTVNEKSSGCAQYSDDVPRGDRTITSVSPVSYDCSAAVLEKRDEIEQNRDIPLQVLGAEQTGTPKIHQNCLPSSGTTVGDFSPLNLQSLGLGYCTETQQQYFEQEAMACTKALLQDEDEAANRRISQKVSKESSCGPRTASKFNDTHHSEEQKLRNGKRLRAMDSALKGQPPLKRQLLEEFDRTSVGGTCSFLVPLKSSPDGTLKDRRTFRYSMPLQPNVTRPFGDKTLLEQRARKDSSLLNSRCGNPQDAAFVPPFRKPPEPKDAVSHGPSRHSGVFIPPFKNRNLRMNSSLQESVTQVQNGRKSPGSVAEPSKYIPPAKRRSEPIPSTKTSSEGVCGHKANPNNDIVEKCEEKGLEQGIPSARPASPYGNTVQVSVDAGLQGLESLRHTRDLQDMRIMKKKRQTIRPQPGSLLLAKTSGKTRLSLRSAFGGGCPVRHSQEELYKYGVHQGVFQISSENAESFRFRYADYFSQETLIAEGGVQLADGGWLIPDNEGTVGKEEFYRALCDTPGVDPKLISESWVYNHYRWVVWKLASMERSFARVMGSLGLTPQRVLLQLKYRYDLEIDQSRRSALRKIMERDDTPAKTMVLCICGIVSTGSDRTKRKTTQGADAKVDSTTGLICVTDGWYCIKALLDTPLTVMVQKGRLTVGVKVVTHGAELVGSQDACTPLEAPSNLMLKISANSTRVARWDTKLGYHHDPRPLKLRLSSLYSNGGPVGCVEIIVLRSYPTQWMEKKADGAYVFRSGRAEEREVQRHSASKQKTMETLFAKIQAQFEKDQAARNRCKSKGKRLSRQEIEALQDGEDLHEVVDNDPTGVEALLSEKQLEILSSYRQSLEQKKRDELQERFHQALEETQKGQGSLSDREVTPVWRLRVSDCWETPDGSGCLLNIWRPSSELQTLLKEGSRYKVYQLATSEGRKLSGSTNLQLTATKRTRFQHVQASPERLTELFQPRASVSFGALMTPGFRPLYGEVDVVGYVISVADRHGVSPVIYLADEQLRLVAVRVSCSLLQLALGEVVQSQALLALSNLQPRCQAPVPVPVLYAGDLALVSAKPKEPHQQEASERLRNAVQGSEHFFKLAEEKLFSLIHSNGSYLPPPNGPILAPKTPTWNARQQGMNSETGPTPQKSAQTVGPVTPVNRKAPPEGSSSVDRDPKSIKRKRGLDYLSHIPSPPPLQLLKTSMSPAVKKTFHPPRRSETPAPVSRQQQTPPIAKPVEGEWVSDEELAMINTQALLDGSGLQNQE; from the exons CCAG GAGTGCTGTCAGAAACCAACATAGAGGTCAACCATCAAAAGGTTTTCTTG aCCTCTTGGACACACCAGGGAGCTCAATG CCCACATCAGTGAAACGCATTTCTGAAAGCTTGGGAGCACAGATTGATCCTGATGTATCCTGGACCAGTTCTCTCAACACACCACCAGCTATGTCTCCCACGGTCATTCTCA CTAAACCCGACAATAGTGCATGCTCCGTAACCTGCACTGGAGACAAGCGAGAGTTT TTTGTACGGAAGCTCTTCCCCTCTCTTTCTGAAGCTTCTGGAATCCCAAACTCACtggacaaaaacaaacaattgcTGCTGTCTG AAGATGTTGCCTGTTTGGATAAGAAGGACCGCTTTGGAGCATTCTCACCAGACGTGACAGTGAAGCCGAAATTGCCAGACGCCATTCAGGACAGGGAGGTCCGCAGGACAGTAGCCCGTGTCCTGGATGGAAATGAGGACGTTATCTCGTTTTTTTTCAGTAACAGTAGCAGCAGTTCATTGAGGAAAGTGAAACCTGGGGAGGGAGTGAAGAGGAAAGAGGGTAATTCAATACGGAATGGATTAGCAACTAGTGTCTTGAATGTGGCCTCCAGAGACACCAGGCCGGAGATTCGCATGCAGCCTATCAAAAAACCGGGAGATGAATCCCAGCTGATGGTGGATTGTTCTGTCCCATGGACTCCAATGACTTTGCCTGATTCAATATTACAGCCTTTGCCAAAAGAGGACACTACTGTTCACACAGACATATCAGTCAAACAGCTGGTTGGTCGGATTTTACCTAAAGTTCCTCCAGCATGTAGTGAGAGTGATGCAATGGAGAGTGCTTCTCCAGTACAGTGTGATTCTGTTGTTCCTCAATGGAAAAATATTGTAAAAAGTCAAGGAAATAACAGAGAACAGTGTCCCAGTCCTTCTAAAACAGAGACTAGGGGAGCAGAGAGGGGGGGAATGGGACATTTGACCACAGATGAGCTCCTACTCAGTGTTCAGCTGCCTAATGTTAACATGAGCTGTAACCCAGCTGGAGATTTCACAGGAGACGCGGCCATAGAGAAACCATCTCAACACAATGTAGAGGGACAGAAAGAAGTGTCAGTCTCACAGGCACCCGAGTCTCTGGCTGAGGACTCATTGAAAAGCTGTTCTCCTGCGATGCCTGTTCAGAAACCTTCCAGGAAGTTTGTCTATTCTCTGCTAACTCCTAGCCCATCCAGTCATACAGTCCAAAGCTCAGGAACCTATCAGCAGTCTGATTGTACATTGCCTACACTTTCAG AAAGTTCAGCAGTTCAGCGGCAATCTCATTGTGTTGTATCATGCAGTGATGGAGAAGAATGTGCTGATGTCACGGACATGTTGGATTTAAAAAATCGTGTGTTTGAAAAACATGACCGTACAGCAGCAGAAAATGCTGTGCTTAAAGTTTCATGCCAGGAGAATGATGACCAGGCACGTGCTGCTTTTACAGAGGAGCTTAAGAAGGATGTCCCCTCTGGCAAAGACTGCATCAGCGAGACCCCTTTCCAAACAGCTGCCCAGAATGGCTGCATGGACACACCTTGCTTTGCCACTCGGGGACAGATGGACAGATATCTACCGGAAACATCAAATGAAACCGAGCCAAACGAAACAATTGAGTTGACAGCTGGCCAGCAGAATGCCTCTGCTAAGAGTGGCCTTAGTCAATTTTGCACTATCCCCAATGAACCAGTATGGGCCACAAAACAGATTATAGTGGACTATAATAACTATAGTGACTGCATATCTAACGCAGTAAATGAACTGAGTAGTCAAAGGCAAGACAGCCGCTACCATACCACTCTGTCTGATGTTTCCCATGTTCCTAGGTTATTAGATGATATCAGCCCTGGAAAAGGAAGACTGGAGGTTGGTTTCAGAACTGCTAGCGAGAAGATCATTGTTTTGCCATTTGAGGCAATACAGAGAGCAAAAGTTTTACTCAACGAAGCAGCAGATGGCGACCTCACAGGAAAAGCCATTGGTCAGAAAAACCTGTCAGTAAATTCAATGGCTCACAACACAATGCAAGCCAAAGAATCTGACATCAAAAGCAACTGCCAGAGCCTGCAGGATCTCACTAAATATCCTGAGAATGTTATGGTGGAAGTGGGGCCGCTGTATAGATCTGATGCTGAGAGAGCCATTAATGTCCACAGTAATTCCAGTAGGCAGTCTTCAACAACCAAAATTACTGGTTTCAAAACTGCCTCTAACAGTGCAATTCATGTGTCCTCTACAAATCTCAAGAAAGCCAGGGAGTTGCTTGATGAGACAGATTATGGGAAACATGCAGAGAAATATTCAACCCCCACTGGTGCAAAAAATGGACAAGGAATGACAGAAGAGGAAGACTGCAAACCTAAACCCTCTGCAGCACCAGTGGCTGCAGTCTTGTCTCCTGCTCATCCCTCTGCAAAGGGTTGCTTGGAAGCTCACTGTTTTCTGACTGCCTCGCAGAAGGCAGATGTTACTGCGCTCTGCAGCCTTCTGGAAGAGGCAGACAGTCAATTTGAATTCACACAGTTTAAGCAAATAAATACGGACTCTAGCAGCACAGGTGTGGCTCCTCCAGGCAGTCAAAGTGATGAAGAAGTAGATCCTGATTTTTTGACAGGAATAGATTTCAATGATAGTTTCACCACCCTTGGACAAGTGACAAGACGGCAATCGGCTATAACTGAAGTAACAGTGCTGGATGAACCCACAGAAAATTCTGACCTAAAGCACAATGGACAAAAATTCAATGTTACAGGTGAAGCTGAGGCAATTTCAAGCGGTGCTTTAAACAACATGATTGACAAAGGCACAGTGAAATCTTTGCACCCTAAGGATATGGATAGATTATTTGTCCCAGGTGTCATAGCCAACTCCAGAAACTGTGGTGGTTTTTACTCAGCTCAGGGTGTGAAAATTACTGTTTCAATGGAACGTCTCAAAGAGGCTTCAGGTGTATTTGATGGTCTAGAtgttctctgtacttctgcctTAAATTCTGGTGAGGATTTGGGTTTATCAGCAGAGAAACCAAGTGCATTGCAAACTGACAGCATTGTGAAACGTGCAAAGCAAGACACTCTACAAAAGGTATCTTATTGCCCTAATGAACAGCATGAGTCATGCAAAGAAAAAATGAAGGAATTTTCAAAAAAGGACTTTACCTCATCTGTGGTGGAGACAGGTAAATATATTGAGAGTGACTTTAATGAAATGAGAAAAACTGGAAATATTACTGGCATCACTCCACATTTCGTGGGCTTCAAAACAGCTGGAGGAAAtgctgtgagtgtgtctgagagAGCTCTTAGCAAAGCAGCAGCAATATTTGCAGACTTAGAAGAAGTAAAGGCAAGTACAGATGAAGTAGGACATCAACTGCCTattgaaaatcaaaaaaggaaaaatactcCGATAAAAATCCACGACTCACAGGCAAAGTGTGGTGACTTCATTCTTAACGTTACTGACAAACTGCAAGTCGGATTAAATGAGCTGGAAGAGAAAATGAGCAGCAATTCGAAAGATGCGATAAACATCGATTATGGTGTAGGGTATgtttccaaaaaaataaatgtggaAATAAACAACATTGCTGATAAATTAGCTGATGTAGATGCCTGCCAGACCAGCATAAAAGCACGATCTAATTGTGAAAACATTGCAAAAAGCAACCTTCTAGATAATGATGAGTTAAAGTATGTTGAAGATATACATTTTCCTAAGGTACATCAGAATGTCGATACTAAATTTAAATGCCCTTTTCTAAAAACTCCAGAATATGAAAATTCGGTAGCAGGTTGTAGGCTGGTTTTGTCTTGTGATCTTCAGGGAAAAGGAGGAGGTTTTACGACAGCTAGTGGTAAAATGGTGTCCATTTCAGATACAGCGCTTCAGCAAGCAAAAGCCATATTCAAAGATTGTATTGATTCTCCGGGTTGTGAAACAACAGGTGATGTCCAATGTGAAACGAGTCCTAGAAAGATTAATACAGTCAAAAGAAGAAAGGAGTGTCCAAGTGCCGATGAGGTGCCTGTGTCACCACAAAGTCCACAAGAAAAAGCTCATCTCAAGGACAAGAACAGCTCAATGGTCAATGAAGCAGGTACTGAAATGCAGAGAATAAGTGTAATATCACACCTTACTCCAGGGACAAGCAACTGTGGGTTTAGCACTGCAAGTGGGAAAAGGGTGTGTGTCTCTGAAACTGCTCTGCTGAAAGCCAAGACCTTTCTTGAATCTGATGAAGAATTTCTTAAGAATCCCAAAGAGCATGTCACAACAGAACATAAGGGAGTTTCAAGTCTAAACATTCCACTTAAAAGTGGCTGTGGTTTCAGTACAGCAAGTGGTAAAAGGGTGTCCATTTCCACAAAATCCCTTCAGGAAgcaaaagttttgttttctgaCATGGAAAGTGCTTCATTGTGGGAATCTGGAGCAGAAGCCAAAGAAGAGAGCAAGAGAAAGGAATTTAGTATTTGTCCTTCTGATTCAGGGAAAAGTAATTGTGGGTTCAGCACTGCTAGTGGAAAGAAGGTGTCCGTGTCTGAAAAAAGCCTCATGAAAGCGAAGACTCTTCTTGATCAGAATGATGAAAAAATGGGGCAagagaaatgtggtgaaacagaCAGTTTTATAGCGAATTTGTCAGCAATGCACACCACGGACAGCAATATACAAGCGTCTCTTTcagcaaaaacaataaattgcAGAATTTTTAGGTCTAGCACCTGTCAAGAAAACAGCCTATGTTCAGAAATTCAggcaaagaaaaatgttaatgttGGAGCCTCCTACAGTGATCCAAGAACACAGCAGTCTAGTTTAACGAACTGTGATGGCAGTTTAGAAGTAATAGTGAGTGCAAAGAAGAATGAAGTAACAGTAAATGAAAAAAGCTCTGGTTGTGCTCAGTATTCAGACGATGTGCCTCGTGGTGACAGAACGATTACTTCAGTCTCTCCTGTATCATATGATTGCTCAGCAGCTGTGCTAGAGAAGCGTGATGAAATTGAACAAAACAGAGACATTCCCCTTCAGGTGCTTGGTGCAGAACAAACAGGGACACCAAAAATACATCAGAATTGCTTGCCCTCTTCAGGAACAACTGTAGGCGATTTCTCCCCACTTAACCTGCAGTCCCTGGGCCTTGGATATTGCACAGAAACTCAGCAGCAGTACTTTGAGCAGGAGGCTATGGCTTGCACAAAGGCCCTTCTTCAGGATGAGGATGAGGCTGCGAATAGGAGAATTTCTCAAAAGGTTTCTAAAGAATCATCTTGTGGACCAAGAACTGCTTCCAAGTTTAATGACACGCATCACTCTGAGGAACAGAAACTGAGAAATGGAAAAAGGCTTCGAGCAATGGACTCTGCTTTGAAAG GTCAACCCCCTCTGAAAAGGCAGCTTTTGGAAGAATTTGACAGAACTTCAGTTGGTGGAACATGCTCTTTCCTGGTTCCCCTAAAAAGCAGCCCAGATG GTACACTAAAAGACCGAAGAACCTTCAGGTACAGCATGCCCCTCCAGCCTAATGTGACCCGACCCTTTGG TGATAAAACTTTGCTGGAACAAAGGGCGAGGAAGGACTCGTCCCTCCTGAACAGCAGATGTGGGAATCCCCAGGACGCTGCTTTTGTGCCTCCTTTTCGGAAGCCACCCGAACCAAAAGATGCTGTGTCTCATGGTCCAAGTAGGCACTCGGGTGTCTTCATACCCCCTTTCAAAAACAGAAACCTCAGGATGAACAGCAGTCTGCAAGAGAGTGTAACTCAGGTCCAGAATGGCAGGAAATCTCCCGGATCTGTTGCAGAACCAAGCAAATATATTCCTCCTGCCAAGCGGAGATCAGAGCCAATACCCTCAACAAAAACCAGTTCAGAAGGTGTTTGTGGCCACAAggctaatcccaacaatgacattGTTGAAAAATGTGAAGAAAAGGGATTGGAACAAGGGATCCCAAGTGCACGTCCCGCCTCACCGTATGGAAACACTGTTCAAGTTTCTG TAGATGCAGGGTTGCAGGGTCTCGAGAGCCTGCGACATACCCGAGACCTTCAGGACATGAGAATCATGAAGAAGAAGCGGCAGACCATTAGACCCCAGCCGGGAAGTCTCCTCCTGGCAAAGACTTCCGGGAAGACGAGGTTGTCCTTAAGAAGTGCATTTGGAGGAGGCTGTCCAGTCAGGCATTCCCAAGAGGAG ctgTATAAGTATGGTGTCCACCAGGGAGTTTTCCAGATCAGCAGCGAAAACGCCGAGTCCTTCCGTTTCCGCTATGCTGACTACTTCAGCCAGGAAACGCTGATTGCAGAGGGGGGTGTTCAGCTGGCCGATGGTGGTTGGCTCATACCTGATAATGAGGGCACTGTGGGGAAAGAGGAGTTTTACAG GGCCCTGTGTGACACCCCTGGTGTGGACCCCAAATTAATAAGTGAAAGCTGGGTATACAATCACTATAGGTGGGTGGTTTGGAAACTGGCTTCTATGGAAAGGTCCTTCGCCCGAGTGATGGGCAGCCTGGGTCTCACCCCGCAGCGGGTCCTGCTGCAGCTGAAGTACAG GTATGACCTTGAGATTGATCAGAGTCGGCGGTCGGCATTGAGAAAGATTATGGAGAGGGACGACACTCCTGCAAAGACCATGGTGCTCTGCATCTGTGGCATCGTTTCGACCGGTTCGGACCGCACCAAGAGAAAGACCACCCAGGGTGCGGACGCCAAGGTGGATTCGACCACGGGACTCATTTGTGTCACAGATGGGTGGTACTGCATCAAGGCACTGCTGGACACCCCACTAACAGTAATGGTGCAGAAAGGTCGTCTCACAGTAGGTGTGAAAGTCGTGACCCATGGAGCTGAATTGGTTGGATCCCAAGATGCTTGTACCCCTTTGGAGGCACCATCAAACCTCATGCTCAAG ATTTCAGCCAACAGCACCAGAGTAGCAAGATGGGACACCAAGCTAGGCTACCACCATGACCCTCGCCCACTGAAGCTTCGGCTGTCTTCTCTGTATAGCAATGGAGGCCCAGTGGGCTGTGTTGAAATAATTGTGCTTAGAAGTTACCCGACCCAG TGGATGGAAAAGAAAGCAGACGGAGCCTATGTGTTCCGCAGTGGACGCGCGGAAGAAAGAGAAGTTCAGAGACACAGTGCTAGCAAGCAGAAAACCATGGAGACTCTCTTCGCAAAGATTCAGGCCCAGTTTGAGAAGGACCAGGCAG CCAGGAACAGATGCAAAAGCAAAGGGAAGAGGTTGAGTCGCCAGGAAATCGAAGCTCTGCAGGACGGAGAGGATTTACACGAAGTCGTAGACAATGATCCTACTGGCGTAGAG GCTTTGCTGAGTGAGAAGCAGCTGGAGATCCTGAGCAGctacagacagtccctggagcagaaGAAACGGGATGAGTTGCAGGAGCGATTCCACCAGGCCCTGGAGGAGACCCAGAAGGGACAGGGGAGCTTGAGTGACAGGGAGGTCACACCAGTATGGAGGCTGCGTGTGTCCGACTGCTGGGAGACACCAGATGGCAGTG GGTGCTTGTTGAATATCTGGCGACCGTCCTCAGAGCTGCAGACTTTACTGAAGGAGGGAAGCAGGTACAAGGTGTACCAGCTAGCCACGTCGGAGGGCAGGAAGCTCAGCGGCAGCACAAACCTGCAGCTAACTGCCACCAAGAGAACGCGCTTCCAGCACGTTCAG GCATCCCCAGAAAGGCTGACTGAACTCTTCCAGCCCAGAGCATCTGTTAGCTTTGGGGCGCTCATGACCCCTGGGTTCCGCCCCCTGTACGGGGAGGTGGATGTTGTTGGCTATGTCATCTCCGTCGCTGACAGACACG GTGTCTCCCCTGTGATTTACCTGGCTGACGAGCAGCTGCGCCTCGTGGCTGTCCGGGTCTCCTGCAGCCTGCTGCAGCTGGCCCTGGGAGAAGTGGTGCAGTCCCAGGCCCTGCTGGCCCTGAGCAACCTGCAGCCGCGCTGCCAGGCGCCCGTGCCCGTGCCCGTCCTCTACGCTGGCGATCTGGCCCTTGTTTCTGCTAAACCTAAAGAGCCACACCAGCAGGAGGCCAGTGAGCGTTTGAGGAACGCTGTCCAG ggctctGAGCATTTCTTTAAGCTTGCAGAGGAGAAACTCTTCAGCCTGATCCATTCAAATGGATCGTATTTGCCGCCTCCTAATGGTCCGATTCTTGCTCCCAAAACACCGACCTGGAACGCACGACAACAAGGCATGAATAGT GAGACTGGGCCGACCCCTCAGAAATCAGCACAGACGGTTGGGCCTGTCACGCCCGTGAACAGGAAGGCCCCCCCAGAGGGCAGCTCCTCAGTGGACAGGGACCCCAAGAGCATAAAGAGGAAGCGTGGATTAGACTACTTATCCCACATTCCTTCTCCTCCCCCCCTCCAGCTGCTGAAGACCAGCATGTCGCCCGCTGTAAAAAAGACCTTCCACCCACCACGACGGTCAGAGACCCCCGCTCCGgtgagcaggcagcagcagACACCACCCATAGCTAAGCCAGTGGAGGGTGAGTGGGTGAGCGATGAAGAGCTGGCCATGATCAATACACAGGCCCTGCTTGACGGGTCGGGCCTGCAGAATCAGGAGTGA